The DNA segment GACGGAAAGGTGGTCTCGATTGATCAGTTCGACGGTGCCAAAGCATTGCTCGTGATGTTCATGTGCAACCATTGTCCGTACGTCATCCACGTTGCCGACGAATTGGCGACCCTGGCTAATGACTATGCCGATCAAGGAGTCGCGTTTGTCGGGATCAACAGCAATGATGCCGAAAAGTATCCGGACGATTCGTTGGAAGCGATGGTCAAAGAAAAGGCGGCGAGAGGCTACCCTTTCCCCTATCTGTTTGACAGCGATCAGAGCGTCGCTATCGCGTACTCGGCGGCCTGCACACCGGACTTCTTTCTATTCGACGCGGACAAGCGGTTGGTCTATCGCGGTCAACTCGATTCCAGTCGTCCCAAGACTGACATTCCTGTGACCGGCAATGACTTGCGTGCTGCGATCGATGCCGTCATCGGCGGGAAGCTGCCCACCGCTGACCAACGACCGTCGATCGGTTGTAACATCAAATGGAAAGATGGTAACGCGCCGCAGTACTTCAACCCGCAAGGCTCTGCGTGAGTCTGCCGTACTTGCAAGAGTTGACGTTGCAGTTGGCTTTGGGTGCGTCGAGTCTTGATGAAGGATTTCGTCGTCGTCATGTCGATTGGTTGGTTGCCAAGCAACGATCCGATGGTGGCTTTGCCGGTCGCGAAGGCGAAAGTGACCCGTATTACACGGCTTTCGCGCTGCGAGGGCTTTGGATCGCTGGCGGATTGGACGATTCGGTCGGAAAGCGGGCTGCCGATTTCTTGCGATCTCGATTGCAGAAACGAGAATCGGTCATCGACTTGATGTCGCTGATCTTTGGTGCGGCAATCTGCGAAATGGCGGTTGGCCAAGTGGTGATCGGCGATGACG comes from the Rubripirellula reticaptiva genome and includes:
- a CDS encoding thioredoxin family protein, with the protein product MVRTASTMLPLGTTAPAFELTGTDGKVVSIDQFDGAKALLVMFMCNHCPYVIHVADELATLANDYADQGVAFVGINSNDAEKYPDDSLEAMVKEKAARGYPFPYLFDSDQSVAIAYSAACTPDFFLFDADKRLVYRGQLDSSRPKTDIPVTGNDLRAAIDAVIGGKLPTADQRPSIGCNIKWKDGNAPQYFNPQGSA